One region of Azoarcus sp. CIB genomic DNA includes:
- the acs gene encoding acetate--CoA ligase, which yields MSNEQQPRIYYPSEEMVKNAAVSGMDAYRALCKEAEDDYEGYWARQARELVDWKKPFTQVLDESNAPFFKWFADGQLNVSYNCLDRNVNNGLGDKVALIFEADGGDVTRVTYKDLLARVCKFSNALRAMGVKKGDRVVIYLPMSIEGVVAMQACARIGATHSIVFGGFSAQALRDRINDAGAVALITSDGQFRGGKALPLKPIADEALGLGGCESIKNVVVVKRTGGACAMVEGRDKWFHEVCASQAETCEPEWVDAEHPLFLLYTSGSTGKPKGVQHSTGGYLLHAILTMKYTFDIKPNDVFWCTADIGWVTGHTYITYGPLACGATEIVFEGVPTYPDAGRFWKMIQDHKVSIFYTAPTAIRSLIKAADNTPAVHPKNYDLSSLRILGSVGEPINPAAWEWYYQNVGGSRCPIVDTFWQTETGGHMITPLPGATPMVPGSCTLPFPGIIAAVVDETGTEVPNGQGGILVVKRPWPSMIRTIWGDPDRFRKSYYPDDFKGKLYLAGDGAIRDKETGYFTITGRIDDVLNVSGHRMGTMEIESALVAHEKVAEAAVVGRPDDLTGEAIVAFVVLKGARPTGEDAKAMIKDLQNWVGHEIGPIAKPKDIRFGENLPKTRSGKIMRRLLRQLAKGEEITQDTSTLENPAILEQLKQPAS from the coding sequence ATGTCGAACGAACAGCAGCCCCGTATCTATTACCCGTCGGAAGAGATGGTCAAGAATGCCGCAGTCTCGGGTATGGACGCCTACCGTGCGCTGTGCAAAGAAGCCGAGGACGACTACGAGGGCTACTGGGCGCGTCAGGCCCGCGAGCTGGTCGATTGGAAGAAGCCTTTCACCCAGGTCCTGGATGAGAGCAACGCACCCTTCTTCAAGTGGTTCGCCGACGGTCAGCTGAACGTCTCCTACAACTGCCTCGATCGCAACGTCAATAACGGCTTGGGCGACAAGGTCGCGCTGATCTTCGAAGCCGACGGCGGTGATGTGACCCGCGTCACCTACAAGGACCTGCTGGCCCGCGTCTGCAAGTTCTCCAATGCGCTGCGCGCGATGGGTGTCAAGAAAGGCGATCGCGTCGTCATCTACCTGCCGATGTCGATCGAAGGCGTCGTCGCGATGCAGGCCTGCGCCCGTATCGGCGCGACCCACTCCATCGTTTTCGGCGGCTTTTCCGCTCAGGCGCTGCGTGACCGGATCAACGATGCCGGCGCCGTCGCCCTGATCACCTCCGACGGCCAGTTCCGCGGCGGCAAGGCTCTGCCGCTGAAGCCGATCGCTGACGAAGCGCTCGGCCTGGGCGGCTGCGAGAGCATCAAGAACGTCGTCGTCGTCAAGCGTACCGGCGGCGCCTGCGCGATGGTCGAGGGCCGCGACAAGTGGTTCCACGAAGTCTGCGCCAGCCAGGCCGAGACCTGCGAACCGGAATGGGTCGATGCCGAGCATCCGCTGTTCCTGCTCTACACCTCGGGTTCGACAGGCAAGCCGAAGGGCGTCCAGCACTCGACCGGCGGCTACCTGCTGCACGCGATCCTGACCATGAAGTACACCTTCGACATCAAGCCGAACGATGTCTTCTGGTGCACCGCGGACATCGGCTGGGTCACCGGTCACACCTACATCACCTACGGCCCGCTCGCCTGCGGCGCGACCGAGATCGTGTTCGAAGGCGTGCCGACCTACCCGGACGCCGGCCGCTTCTGGAAGATGATCCAGGACCACAAGGTCAGCATCTTCTACACCGCCCCGACCGCGATCCGTTCCCTGATCAAGGCCGCCGACAACACCCCGGCGGTACACCCGAAGAACTACGACCTGTCGAGCCTGCGCATCCTCGGTTCGGTCGGCGAGCCGATCAACCCGGCCGCGTGGGAGTGGTACTACCAGAACGTCGGCGGCAGCCGCTGCCCGATCGTCGATACCTTCTGGCAGACCGAGACCGGCGGCCACATGATCACCCCGCTGCCGGGCGCCACCCCGATGGTTCCGGGCTCCTGCACGCTGCCCTTCCCGGGCATCATCGCAGCCGTCGTCGATGAAACCGGTACCGAAGTGCCGAACGGCCAGGGCGGCATCCTCGTCGTCAAGCGCCCGTGGCCCTCGATGATCCGCACGATCTGGGGCGATCCCGACCGCTTCAGGAAGTCCTACTACCCGGACGACTTCAAGGGCAAGCTGTATCTCGCCGGCGACGGCGCGATCCGCGACAAGGAAACCGGCTACTTCACGATCACCGGCCGCATCGACGACGTTCTGAACGTCTCGGGTCACCGCATGGGCACGATGGAAATCGAATCGGCGCTAGTGGCACATGAGAAGGTCGCCGAGGCCGCAGTCGTGGGCCGTCCCGACGACCTGACCGGCGAGGCCATCGTCGCCTTCGTCGTGCTGAAGGGCGCGCGTCCGACCGGCGAGGACGCCAAGGCGATGATCAAGGACCTGCAAAACTGGGTCGGCCACGAGATCGGGCCCATCGCCAAGCCCAAGGACATCCGTTTCGGCGAGAACCTGCCGAAGACCCGTTCGGGCAAGATCATGCGCCGGCTGCTGCGTCAGCTGGCGAAGGGGGAGGAGATCACCCAGGATACGTCGACCCTCGAGAACCCGGCGATCCTGGAACAGCTCAAGCAACCCGCGAGCTGA
- a CDS encoding sensor histidine kinase: protein MLSGTVVVAASFAYLLVLFAVAWYGDRRAEQGRSIIANPWTYAMSLAVYCTAWTYFGSVGRAASGGVWFLPIYLGPTLAMSLSWVVLLKMIRISRTYRITSIADFIASRYGKSHLLGGLVTIIAVVGMVPYIALQLKAISSGYSVLTGSDDSGVFPFATASWFNDGTLYVALTLALFTVLFGARHLDAAERHEGMVAAIAFESVVKLLAFLVIGGFVTWSVYEGFDDIFTRAFADPELAALLSLKTASSAGYGGWFALTLLAMLSVIFLPRQFQVTVVENVNEQHLRRATWLFPGYLLLINIFVLPIALGGLLYFGRGTVDPDTFVLSLPLAHGERALALLAFVGGFSAATGMVIVETIAVSTMVCNDLVMPLLLGTERFKRSNHPDLTGLLLGIRRGAIVVVLLLGYLYFRLAGEAYALVSIGLISFAAVAQFAPAMLGGMYWRGGTREGAFAGLLAGFVVWAYTLMLPSVAKSGWLDRTFLDYGLFGLEYLRPEQLFGLGGLDSISHALFWSLTANVACYVIVSLARVPTGQEATQATLFVDVFSRGQDTPATFWRGSAQIQDLQPLVARFLGAERARRMFESYARERGVARIDDLKPDAGLVQFAETQLAGAIGSASARVMVSSVVQEEPLGLDEVMDILDEASQVRAYSHELEEKSQALEAATAELRAANERLKELDRLKDDFMSSVTHELRTPLTSIRAFSEMLLDDPEIDLKDRTRFLGIIVSETERLTRLVNQVLDMAKIESGHAEWHNTDIDMCELVGHAVETTEQLFRDRAAMLELDLPDRAPHLRADRDRLLQVMLNLISNAAKFVPGDSGVVRVRLTCQAGQLRVDVTDNGPGIPPEQLGVIFEKFRQGGDEHSRPQGTGLGLPISRQIVEHFGGRLWVQSRPGEGATFSFVLPLPPEAGDGPDRAMT from the coding sequence ATGCTGTCGGGCACCGTCGTAGTCGCCGCATCGTTCGCGTACCTGCTGGTGCTGTTCGCGGTGGCCTGGTACGGCGACCGGCGGGCGGAGCAGGGGCGCTCGATCATCGCGAATCCGTGGACCTACGCGATGTCGCTCGCCGTGTACTGCACGGCGTGGACCTATTTCGGCAGTGTCGGGCGCGCGGCATCCGGCGGGGTGTGGTTCCTGCCGATCTATCTCGGACCGACGCTCGCGATGAGCCTGTCGTGGGTGGTGCTGCTGAAGATGATCCGCATCTCGCGCACCTACCGCATCACGTCGATCGCCGACTTCATCGCCAGCCGCTACGGCAAGAGCCACCTGCTGGGCGGCCTGGTGACCATCATCGCCGTGGTCGGCATGGTGCCGTACATCGCCCTGCAGCTGAAGGCGATCTCCAGCGGCTATTCGGTACTCACCGGCAGCGACGACAGCGGCGTATTCCCCTTCGCGACGGCGAGCTGGTTCAACGACGGCACACTGTATGTCGCATTGACGCTCGCGCTGTTCACGGTGCTGTTCGGTGCGCGCCACCTCGACGCCGCGGAGCGCCACGAGGGCATGGTCGCCGCGATCGCTTTCGAATCGGTCGTCAAGCTGCTGGCTTTCCTCGTCATCGGCGGATTCGTCACCTGGAGCGTGTATGAGGGATTCGACGACATCTTTACGCGTGCCTTCGCGGACCCCGAGCTCGCCGCGCTGCTGAGCCTGAAGACCGCAAGCAGCGCCGGCTACGGCGGCTGGTTCGCGCTGACGCTGCTGGCGATGCTGTCTGTGATCTTCCTGCCGCGCCAGTTCCAGGTGACGGTCGTGGAAAACGTGAACGAGCAGCACCTGCGCCGCGCGACCTGGCTCTTTCCGGGCTACCTGTTGCTGATCAACATCTTCGTGCTGCCGATTGCGTTGGGCGGCCTGTTGTATTTCGGCCGGGGCACGGTCGACCCGGATACCTTCGTGCTTTCGCTGCCGCTCGCGCACGGCGAGCGGGCGCTTGCGCTGCTGGCCTTTGTCGGCGGCTTCTCCGCGGCGACGGGGATGGTCATCGTCGAGACGATCGCCGTATCCACGATGGTCTGCAATGACCTCGTGATGCCCCTGCTGTTGGGCACCGAGCGCTTCAAGCGCAGCAATCATCCCGATCTGACCGGCTTGCTGCTGGGCATCCGGCGCGGCGCGATCGTCGTTGTGCTGCTGCTGGGTTACCTGTATTTCCGTCTTGCCGGCGAGGCCTATGCGCTGGTCAGCATCGGCTTGATCAGCTTCGCCGCGGTCGCGCAGTTCGCCCCGGCGATGCTGGGCGGCATGTACTGGCGCGGTGGCACGCGCGAGGGGGCGTTCGCGGGACTGCTGGCGGGCTTCGTGGTGTGGGCCTACACGTTGATGCTTCCCTCGGTGGCGAAGTCCGGTTGGCTGGACCGGACTTTTCTCGACTACGGGCTCTTCGGGCTGGAATACCTGAGACCGGAGCAGCTCTTCGGGCTGGGCGGACTCGACAGCATCAGCCATGCGCTGTTCTGGAGCCTGACGGCGAATGTCGCGTGCTATGTGATCGTGTCGCTGGCACGCGTTCCGACCGGGCAGGAGGCCACTCAGGCGACCCTGTTCGTCGATGTCTTCAGCCGCGGCCAGGACACGCCTGCGACGTTCTGGCGCGGCAGTGCGCAGATTCAGGATCTGCAGCCCCTCGTCGCGCGTTTTCTCGGCGCCGAGCGGGCGCGGCGGATGTTCGAGTCCTACGCGCGCGAGCGCGGCGTTGCGCGTATCGACGACCTGAAGCCGGATGCCGGACTCGTGCAGTTCGCAGAAACCCAGCTCGCAGGCGCAATCGGCAGCGCATCGGCGCGCGTGATGGTGTCCTCGGTGGTGCAGGAAGAACCGCTGGGGCTAGACGAGGTAATGGACATCCTCGACGAGGCCTCGCAGGTGCGCGCGTATTCGCACGAGCTGGAGGAGAAGTCGCAGGCGCTGGAAGCGGCGACGGCCGAGCTGCGGGCCGCCAACGAGCGCTTGAAGGAGCTTGACCGCCTCAAGGACGATTTCATGTCCTCCGTCACCCACGAACTGCGCACGCCGCTGACCTCGATCCGCGCGTTTTCCGAGATGCTGCTGGACGATCCCGAGATCGATCTCAAGGACCGTACGCGCTTCCTCGGAATCATCGTGTCAGAGACCGAGCGTCTGACCCGGCTGGTGAATCAGGTGCTGGACATGGCCAAGATCGAGTCGGGCCATGCCGAATGGCACAACACCGACATCGACATGTGCGAACTGGTGGGGCATGCGGTGGAAACCACCGAACAGCTCTTCCGCGACCGCGCTGCGATGCTCGAACTCGACCTTCCCGACCGGGCGCCGCACCTGCGCGCCGATCGCGACCGCCTGCTGCAGGTAATGCTGAACCTGATCTCGAACGCGGCGAAGTTCGTGCCGGGCGACTCCGGCGTGGTGCGTGTCCGCCTGACGTGCCAAGCCGGACAGCTTCGCGTCGATGTCACCGACAACGGTCCGGGGATTCCGCCCGAGCAGCTCGGGGTGATCTTCGAAAAATTCCGCCAGGGTGGCGACGAGCATTCGCGCCCCCAGGGGACCGGGCTCGGATTGCCGATCAGCCGGCAGATCGTCGAGCACTTCGGCGGCAGGCTGTGGGTGCAGTCAAGGCCGGGCGAAGGCGCGACGTTCAGCTTCGTCCTGCCGCTACCGCCCGAGGCCGGCGACGGCCCGGATCGCGCAATGACTTAG
- a CDS encoding response regulator yields MAKKILIADDEQNIVISLEFLMKREGYEVSVANDGDEAARRIRAEKPDLVLLDVMMPKKSGFEVCQEVKSNPELQSVRILMLTAKGRDTEVAKGLALGADAYMTKPFSTKELVERVRSMLAER; encoded by the coding sequence ATGGCCAAAAAAATACTGATTGCCGACGACGAACAGAACATTGTCATTTCACTCGAGTTTCTCATGAAGCGTGAGGGCTACGAGGTGAGCGTCGCCAACGACGGTGATGAGGCGGCGCGGCGTATCCGCGCCGAAAAACCCGATCTCGTGCTGCTCGATGTGATGATGCCTAAGAAGAGCGGCTTCGAGGTCTGCCAGGAGGTGAAGTCCAACCCCGAGCTGCAGTCGGTGCGCATCCTGATGCTTACGGCCAAGGGGCGCGACACCGAGGTTGCGAAGGGGCTCGCCCTCGGCGCCGACGCCTACATGACCAAACCGTTCTCGACCAAGGAACTCGTGGAGCGCGTACGCAGCATGCTCGCGGAGCGCTGA
- a CDS encoding exonuclease domain-containing protein, translated as MTARARFILAVCILALLMTGPFVVTTGLVWLEAGEADRARLIDVVVPHLPLGALMTIVGFALGMAVVRNLFRHYVQGLLRMEEHLKLMLGANREFRVKLEGPPEVQALAHAVNVLAQQRDELLQDVEAQIAQAKHSVEEEKNRLAALMSELTQSVVVCNLDGRILLYNHRARQQFRALSDTPAVAGGGELIGLGRSIYAVFERNLVNHALESIQHRLRRSAAQPVANFVTTTRAGQLLRAQMAPVLSVEQEEGGERAITGFILMLDNITRTFETESKRDQMLHTLTEGNRAALANVRAAADMLEYPDLQEELRERFRTVIRDEVRAMSTRLDDTANEFADSLKVRWPLEEMLGADLIAAAQRRIENVVKLPTKLEEVDETLWVKVDSFSLLQALTYLANRLSDEFEVREVRFRLSAAGRLVHLDLIWSGQAMSTETVMSWELEPMRFADENSPLTVRDVIERHDGEMWLEREKVRHRAFFRILLPAAMPQEQLDEATILKGESRPEYYDFDLFNWSDKSRALDDRLLSELTYTVFDTETTGLNPSQGDEIIQIGATRIVNGKLLRQESFEQLVDPCRYLSPESVQIHGITQEMVKNQPTIEAVLPAFHAFAEDTVLIAHNAAFDMRFLQLKEEATGIRFDQPVLDTLLLSAVIHPNQESHRLEAIAERLNLPILGRHTALGDAIVTAEVFLKMIPLLAAMGIRTLRQAREAAEKSYYARVKY; from the coding sequence ATGACCGCTCGTGCGCGCTTCATCCTCGCAGTCTGCATTCTTGCGTTGCTGATGACCGGCCCCTTCGTCGTGACGACGGGGCTGGTGTGGCTGGAGGCGGGCGAGGCCGACCGGGCGCGGCTCATCGACGTGGTCGTGCCGCACCTGCCGCTGGGGGCGCTGATGACCATCGTCGGTTTCGCGCTCGGCATGGCCGTCGTGCGCAACCTGTTCCGGCACTACGTGCAGGGACTGCTGCGCATGGAGGAACACCTCAAGCTGATGCTCGGCGCCAACCGCGAATTCCGCGTCAAGCTCGAGGGTCCGCCCGAGGTGCAGGCGCTGGCGCACGCGGTCAACGTCCTCGCGCAGCAGCGAGACGAGCTGCTGCAGGACGTCGAGGCGCAGATCGCCCAGGCGAAGCACTCCGTGGAGGAGGAAAAGAACCGCCTCGCCGCGCTGATGTCGGAACTCACGCAGAGCGTCGTCGTGTGCAACCTCGACGGCCGTATCCTGCTCTACAACCACCGCGCGCGACAGCAGTTCCGCGCCTTGTCGGATACCCCGGCGGTTGCCGGCGGCGGCGAGCTGATCGGGCTCGGACGCTCGATCTACGCGGTCTTCGAGCGCAATCTCGTCAATCATGCGCTGGAGAGCATCCAGCACCGGCTGCGGCGCAGCGCGGCACAGCCCGTCGCCAATTTCGTTACGACGACGCGCGCGGGCCAGCTCCTGCGCGCGCAGATGGCGCCGGTGCTGTCGGTCGAGCAGGAGGAGGGCGGCGAGCGGGCCATCACCGGCTTCATCCTGATGCTCGACAACATCACGCGCACCTTCGAGACCGAATCGAAGCGCGACCAGATGCTGCACACGCTTACCGAAGGCAACCGCGCGGCGCTCGCCAATGTGCGTGCCGCGGCCGACATGCTCGAATACCCGGATCTGCAGGAAGAGCTGCGCGAGCGCTTCCGCACCGTGATCCGTGACGAGGTTCGGGCGATGAGTACGCGCCTCGACGACACCGCCAATGAATTTGCTGACTCCCTCAAGGTGCGCTGGCCGCTCGAGGAGATGCTCGGCGCCGACCTGATCGCCGCGGCGCAGCGACGCATCGAGAATGTCGTCAAGCTGCCGACGAAACTGGAGGAGGTCGATGAGACGCTGTGGGTCAAGGTCGACAGCTTCTCGTTGCTGCAGGCCCTGACCTACCTAGCGAATCGCCTGTCGGACGAGTTCGAGGTGCGCGAGGTGCGTTTCCGCCTGAGCGCAGCGGGCCGGCTGGTCCACCTCGATCTGATCTGGTCGGGCCAGGCGATGAGCACCGAGACGGTGATGAGCTGGGAGCTCGAGCCGATGCGCTTCGCCGACGAGAACAGCCCCCTGACGGTGCGCGACGTGATCGAGCGTCACGACGGCGAGATGTGGCTGGAGCGCGAGAAGGTCCGCCACCGCGCGTTTTTCCGCATCCTGCTGCCGGCCGCCATGCCGCAGGAACAGCTCGACGAGGCGACCATCCTGAAGGGCGAAAGCCGGCCGGAATACTACGACTTCGACCTCTTCAACTGGTCCGACAAGTCGCGCGCGTTGGACGACCGCCTGCTCAGCGAGCTGACCTACACCGTGTTCGACACCGAGACGACCGGGCTCAACCCCTCGCAGGGCGACGAAATCATCCAGATTGGCGCGACCCGCATCGTGAACGGCAAGCTGCTGCGTCAGGAGTCGTTCGAGCAGCTCGTCGATCCCTGCCGCTACCTGTCGCCCGAATCGGTGCAGATCCACGGCATCACGCAGGAGATGGTCAAGAATCAACCGACCATCGAGGCGGTGCTGCCGGCCTTCCATGCGTTTGCCGAGGATACCGTGCTGATCGCGCACAACGCGGCATTCGACATGCGCTTCCTGCAGCTGAAGGAAGAGGCGACCGGCATCCGCTTCGATCAGCCCGTGCTCGACACGCTGCTGCTGTCCGCCGTCATTCATCCGAACCAGGAATCGCACCGCCTCGAGGCGATCGCCGAACGGCTCAACCTGCCCATCCTCGGACGCCATACCGCGCTGGGCGACGCGATCGTCACCGCCGAGGTCTTCCTGAAGATGATTCCGCTGCTCGCGGCGATGGGCATTCGCACGCTGCGCCAGGCGCGCGAGGCGGCCGAGAAGTCGTATTACGCGAGGGTCAAGTATTGA